Part of the Vibrio penaeicida genome is shown below.
ACAGAAATGAGCCTCTGAATCCTGCATCTTGACGTCACCTAGGCATATACAAATATGAATAAGTATTTGATCAGTATCGCTGATTTCCTTGTCACATCTACGATGTTAGTTGTTTATTGAGTAGAACAACTGCACACCCAGCCTCTGCCTTGTTCAAATAACCCACAACTAGTTGTAAAAACAGAGACGAGAAAGTCTTCAAGCGAGTTCATAGCAAGGCATACTTTGCCTGCGCAAACTTAGAACGGCTATAGATCTTAATTATTATTACTCTAGTGGGAGGTGAAAGCGCTGGGTTTTTGGGTTTGTGGGATATATCGGTAGAAAAGCCAGTGATGTAAAATCACTGGCTTTGATTTGGTTAGGTATTTTTACTTTTATATCTGAAAGTTATTACTCAATCTCAACTTCCGCGAAGCTTAGTACGCCAGTATTTTCTTTTCGAATTAAGACGTGCCTTGCTGAAACGGTTGGAATAAGTACTTCGGCTACATCGCTGATTACATTGACCTTAATAACATGCTTTGATGCATTAATGTTTTGGCTTAATGAAGCCGTTGTATCAGGAAGGTCATCATACAACATGATGTATACATCATTGGTTCTTGTTAAACAGCAATCAGTTCGCGAATGAATTGTGATTTTGTTGATAGCCTGAGTATTGCCTAGATCCACGCTCCACCATGGTTCAGCCTCACTTTGAGTATGTGTAATTGTCCCTGTGCCGAAGTATTTACCAACAACGCCATCAACTGCTTTTTCAGCATATCCACCTACGAGTGTTGAGCTTTGTGAAGCATTTTGGTTGAGCGCCAAGTTATTTGAGACATCAGGGGCTTTCAATACGATAACTTCTGCGAGAGAGAGAATACCTTGACCCTCAATCTGCACGCGGATATAACGACCATTCAGAATTGAGGAAATGTTCCAAGACTTCCCTACAGCATCACGACTGTATTGAGTAATATTTGGATCATTTTTAAGCTGTTCAAGTGTTTTCCCCTGCATTGAGGTATCGGACACAAACACATAGACATCTTGAAGCCTGCGGAAACAGCAGTCAGTGCGATTAAGCAACGTAATATTGGTAAACGCTTCCTGCGCACCAAGGTCAATTTCCCACCAAGGGTTGAGCTCGTTCGCTGTGTGTGTCACGGATCCATTGTGGTAGTTACCATCAACGTTTTGGTCAATGGCGCGCTGGGCGCTGCCGCCATATTGGGTAGAGCTCTGGGTCGCTGTGCCATTTACGGTAAGGTTTCGTGAGTATTGGAGTACCTCTATTTCTGCAGTATTCAGTACCCCATAATCTGCACTTTGAACTTTTACGTAGCGTGCATTGCCATTGACTCTCGAAGAGAGCACACGTCCAGATTCACTTTTATCCAGCAACGCAATGTTTTCAATTGCCTGTAGATTACCTGTTGAATCCCAGAGCGAATAATCAATCGGGGAATCACTCCAGTGAACTGCAATTTTATTCAGTCGATCAGTGCAACAATCTGTGCGGTTCCACACGCGAATTTCATCGACATGATGAGTGCTTTCCAAATCAACAGACCACCAAGGTTGATCCTCTGTCTGCGTGTGTTGGAGCGAACCCCTTGAAACGTATTCTTGGTTAACCAAGTACTGGTTTTCACCTGAATAGTCGCCATCGACGGCTTTATTACTGACAAGACCACCAAAGGTTGAACTTTGAGAAGTGGTTTTCCCAAACGCGATATTGTTACCGGGAATTTTCTGATTTATAAATACCAATTCATCTTTGATTTCATTGATATCTTTCATGTGTTCTCTGATAAATTCTGGCATGGTTCCAGCTTGTACAATAGGAAGGTTCAGCAGGAATGTGCCATTGGGTGTAAGCGTTGTTTCGTAGAGAATTTTTGCAAGAAAATAAGGATCTTTTGGACCCCCTGAAGCATTAAACGAGAACCAGTTACCCGCAGAAATGCCAGAGTACATAGTGTTGAACCCTTTGACATGAATAAATTCGGGATCCAGTCCATCAGCTAATGTTTCTAGTGACGTTAAGTCTGCAGTGTCGTTCGAGTATTCCTTATCATTATTCACAATTATTGTTGATGGTGATATGTGACGGATAAAGTCACGCAGATCTTGATAAGGGACATAGTCATAAGATGCAATCTGTCCCCATGCGTCAAACCACAGTAAAGGTACCTCGCCATATTCCGTCAACAGCTCGCGCAACTGATTTTTAATAAATAATGGATCTTGCGTCCGCTTCGTCCAGTTAATTACTGTCAGCCCATTGCTGGTATCAACACCTTCCGGTCTTGGAGCTGTCGATGTCGTGTTTATCTTTGGATCGCGTCTGTCCCATATAGAAAAATATATCGCGGGTGTTACGCCCACTTCCCTAAAAGACTCCATGTACTCGGCAACAACATCACAATCACAAGGTGAGTTTAGAGAATTATGATCGGTGTATTTCGTATCCCAAAGAGAAAAGCCATCATGGTGCTTTGCAGTAAGCACGGCATAGGTCATGCCAGCTTCTTTTACGATATTCGCCCACTGGCGAGTGTCTAGATTTGTCGGGGAAAAGTTTGATACTGGAACGAAAGGATCTGCCCACTGCCTGTAATCATAGGTGGACATATTGTAGTGCAGGAATGCACCATATCGGTGTTCATCAAGGAACTCTTTTACAGGGAGGGGCGGAAGGGTCTCGTCACCGAATATTTCTACTTCAGCAAGTGATAGATAGCCGTTATCCGGCTTTTTAACCATCACGTACTGATAATTTTCAGACACTGCTTGTGAAACGATATCGTTTGTGTTGTCAGAATAAGAAATTGACCGTACACCATTGTGATTGTTCAACTCAGTAACAGTCATCTCTGACATATCAAAGTTGGAGAGATAAACATTAAAATTGCTATTCCGCTCTTCGCAGCAATCATTGCGAAAATAGATCTTTATCTCTTTAAGGTTCTTGCTAGTTCTGAGGTCAACTTGCCACCAGGGTTCGATCTCATTATTGGTATGTGTAACTGAATCAAAATTGTAGTTTTGGTCAGTGCGCCCGTCTATAGCCCTTTCAGCAGTTCGACTAGCATAATCTGAGCTTTGCGTTGCTATACCCGCGAGTGCGTAATTTCGTTTATCTCCTGTATTTGCTGGTGATGCAATTGCACCTCCAGCAAACAATAGCATTGCGCCGGATAGCAAGATTGGTTTTAAGAATGCCAAATCCATTTGGGTACTCCTTTGAGTAAGCTTTTTCATTGATCAACGATGTTGTCCGTTAGTTCTATAACCTTTAAGCCCATAAGACACAACTAGTACAAACCAAACTTAATGTAGTATGCTGTAGTTTTGTGTGTTTTGTTTGAGCTTCATGCGGCTATTTGGCATGTTATGTTCGTTTTTTAGGCTATCTTATAGTTGTATTCATTGCAAATAAAATAGATTGTTTCATATATGAAATTATCCGGTGATCGGGTAGGTAGATTTGTATAAATGGATTAGCTATACCCAAGTAATCTCAAGATGCTCGATTCAGCGAGAATTAACTGGCTTTCAGGTAAGGCACCGATTTGAAGAGCGAGTGGCTCTAAATCAATAATCGGCAACACAGTATGAAAACCAGTGAGGCTCCCCCTCGAGAGCACATATTCTGTCCCATTTTCTTCGTCAAATAACATGGAAAGGAGTCGTCATTTCTCTGCGTTTTTTCTTGAACTGAAACAGAATATGAGGGTATGAACGTGCCAACTGAGGTTACTTAGTCAATCTGTAATGAGCGAAATTTTGCCGATAGCTTGGTGGAATTGTGTTCAAAGGTCAGATAATTCATCTCAAGCCATATTTAACAAAGAATTTACATAAAACGCGATGAGCAAGATTTTGCTCATCGAATTTAACTCGTATAAGCGGAATTTTGCTCATTTAGATAGGGTGTTGAGTTTAATTCTATATAAAACAATAAGTTAAGTTTTGGCGCGTATGTTGCTATAGGGAATGGAAACAACAAACGCTCACAGGATTCAATTAAGCGATCGCGCTTGAAAGAAAAGGTGAGCCAATAACCCTACATGGAGCGTAACATGTTAAAAAACAAAATCGTAAAATCTCTTCTACTCGCCACCACACTTGCGGCTTCGGTTTCTGGTGTCGCATCAGCAGCAGAAAATCGCAGTTACATTTTAGCAACAGCATCGACGGGCGGTACTTACTACCCAGTTGGGGTTGCATTGGCAACACTAAGTAAAATTAAGCTGGAGCCTAAGCATAAATTCGCCCTATCTGCCATCAGTTCAGCAGGGTCGGGTGAAAACGTAAAACTGCTTAGAGAAAACGAGGCACAGTTTGCCATTCTTCAGGGCTTATACGGTGCTTGGGCATGGAATGGCGAAGGCAAAGTGAAACAATCTGGTCCTCAGAAAAATTTACGCTCTGTCACCATGCTTTGGCAAAACGTTGAGCATTTTGTTGTTCGTTCTAAGTTTGCAAAAACGGGAACAGTGAGCGATTTGGCGCAGATGAACGACAAGAAATTCTCTATTGGTAAAAAAAATTCGGGTACGGAAGGATCCGGTCGTCAGATTATGTCTGGCTTAAACGTTGACCCAGATAAATTTAACCTCGCCTATCTGGGCTATGGCGCCAGTGCCGATGCGCTACAAAATGGCGCAATTGATGGTATGAATACCCCTGCTGGTGTACCGGTTAGTGCAGTTACTCGTGCTTATGCCGCGCTTGGTAACCAGATTCAAGTATTGAACTTTACTGACGCTCAAATCAAAGAAGCCAACAATGGATACGAATTGTGGACTCGCTTCGTGATCCCTGCAAACACTTACCCTGGTCAAGACAAAGACATCAATACAATTGCGCAGCCTAACTTCTTAGCGGTTCGTGACGACATTAGCGATGATGATGTTTACATGCTGACTAAAACCATTTACGAGAACCTAACTTTCCTAAATGGTATTCACAAAGCAACCAAAGCGATGGCGATTGAAAAAGCAATTTCTGGTTTACCTGTGCCATTACACCCAGGTGCGGCTCGTTACTACAAAGAGCAAGGTATTACTATTCCATCACATCTTGTTGTTCAGTAACCGATAGCCCAATAACCCTCACTGCACCCGAGCCGAATTCCCCCCGGCTCGGCTCGGGTACAGTTTTTCTGCCGTACCTGAGGAAAATATCATGGAAGAAAAACAAGACGTCGATTTGGCGCAATTTGAGCTGCCTATAAGAACGGATTTTCCGTGGCTAACGACGTTTATCACGGCTGTAGGCATTGTTCTGGCTGGGTTACATATTTGGTTTAATACGTTAGCGACACTGCCGGAACTGTGGGTTTCAGCCACTCACTTTGCCGGGTTTTCCTTAGTGTGCGCTCTGCTTTACCCTGCAAGAAAAAGTTGGAAGAAGAGTCGATTTGCTCTCGCCATTGATATGATTATTGCCGCTGCTGCGGTGTCCTGTTTGATATATATCCCTCTCGCAGAAGACGCTTTGTATGATCGTGGCGTGAAATTCGTTACGTTGGATTGGGTGTTTTCGCTGATGAGCATTGTCATTGTGCTAGAGGTGATTCGACGCACGATCGGCTGGTTCATCCCAGTGCTTATTATCATCTCACTGACTTACGTGGTTTGGTGGGGGCAATGGGTTCCCGGTGTTTTTCACTTTCCAGGGTTGAGTGCAGAAACCTTACTTTATCGCAGTTTTTACAGTTCAGAGGGCATGTTCGGGACGATCTCCAGAATCAGCTGGAGTTACGTATTCATGTTCATTCTCTTTGGCGCATTTCTAGTCCGGTCTGGGGCGGGTGATTTCATTATTGATGTTTCCCGTGCGGTCGCAAACAAAGTGATTGGCGGTCCTGGGTTTGTGGCGGTTATGGGTTCTGGCTTAATGGGATCTGTCTCAGGTTCCAGTGTGGCCAATACAGTTTCAACGGGTGTTATTACCATCCCGCTTATGCAGCGAGCTGGTTTTCCTTCAAGGTTTGCTGCAGGTGTCGAAGCTGCCGCTTCAACGGGTGGGCAGTTGATGCCGCCAGTAATGGGAGCCGGCGCTTTTATCATGGCATCTTACACACAGATTCCTTATGTCGATATCGTGGCAGTGTCCATTGTTCCTGCCATGATCTACTTTCTCTCTGTCGCGTTCTTTGTTCGGATTGAAGCAAAAAGAAGTGGCGTGCACCAAGTAGAAGCGAACAGTGTGCCAGTGCTTAAAGTATTGGCTTCGGGTTGGCACTACCTTATCCCTCTCGTTGTGCTGGTTTACTTACTCGTTTCTGGCTTTACACCAACGTATGCAGCGGGTATCTCTATCATATCGGTCGTTGTATCCTCTTGGCTGTCGCCGAATAAAATGGGCGTTAAGGCTATTTTTGAAGCATTGGCTCAAGGGTCGAGAAACATGGCAACCACTGCTGTGCTTTTAACGGGTATCGGGCTTGTGATTAACGTGATCAGCACAACGGGTGTAGGTAACACGTTCTCGCTAATGATCAATGAATGGGCGAGTGGTTCCCTGATGATTATGTTAGTGCTCATTGCCTTAGCATCATTGATTCTGGGAATGGGTTTACCTGTTACCGCGGCGTATATTGTACTCGGTACCCTGTCGGCTCCTGCTCTTTATAACTTGATCGCTCAAGACCAACTGCTAGAAATGCTGACGTTAGGGCAACTACCAGAGCAAGCAAAAGCTATATTTATGCTGGCAGCGCCTGATCAACTTGCGTTGTTGAATGCACCGATGGCTGTAGAGAAAGCGCAAAGCTTGATTGCATTGGTTCCGGCGGAGTTTTTACCCACGTTACTTGAGCAAGCGATAGGGATAGAGAAAGTGGGCCTAGCCTTACTTGCGGCGCACTTGATTATCTTTTGGTTATCGCAAGACAGCAATGTCACGCCGCCAGTTTGCTTAACCGCGTTTGCAGCCGCAACCATTGCACGAACCCCTCCGATGCGAACGGGTCTTACCGCATGGAAAATTGCAAAAGGGCTGTATATCGTGCCTGTTTTGATGGCCTATACCGCGTTGGTGAGCTGGGATCTTATTTCGGTGATATCGATTGGTGTGTTTTCTGTATTCGGAGTTTATGCACTTATCGCTGCTCTAGAGGGGTATTTGGAATCTCCTTTGAGCTGGTGGTTAAGAGCTGTTGTGGCGGTTCTTGGTGTTGTGATGATGTGGCCAGATGTTCCATTAGTAATACGTGTTGCCGCTGTCGCTGTGTTTATCGGCTTGTTTTATTACAGCTACCAAAATAACAAAGATATAGGGGAGATCGAGACCAGCTAAGTGTGGCTTCATATTTTTTTGGGGCGGAGAGCTATAGCCCTTTCGAGATGAACCTATCTGGCTTTCTTCAAGCTTAATGTAAACGTCATCCCTGATTCGAATACGGGGGTGGCGTTTTTTATTGGTTTTATTGGGCTACTGTTGTTATTTGCCCATACCTTTCCTTGCATTTCCTTCATGCTGTTTGCGGAGATTGCCAAGCCTAGTCCTAGCCCTTGTCCTACCTTTTTACTGGTATAAAAAGGTTCGAATAGGTGCTGTAATGCTTCGTCTGTGGAGCCCGTACCGTTGTCTCGAATGTGTAGCTCTATGGTGTCCTCTAAAACCGTACTCTCTATCTTCAGCATTGGCGCTGCCGATTGGTTCATTGCGTCAACCGCGTTTGAAATAAGATTCCCAATAACCAAAGCAAGGCGGTGTGGTTCCCCTAATGCATCTGGCATAGGGCTCGGCCAACTCACGGTGACTTGAACGGATTTTAGTGTGTCGGCATGCAACCTAAGAACTTCTTCTGTGATAGCCGAAATGGAAAGCGGAACAAGCTCTTGTGAGCGGCTGTAGGAGAACGTTTTAAGTTCACTGGTCATCGTCGCCATTCGGTCAATTAAGCTGTCTACTAATTTCATGTTTGCCTTGAGCAAGTCGGTTTGCTGGCGTTCTATCAGCACACCGCTGCTCGAAAGTAAGGTTCTAATCCCCGTTAAAGGTTGATTGAGCTCGTGTGTAATGGCACTCGACATTCGACCTAGTGCCGCCATTTTGCTGTTTTGAACCAGTTCATCTTGCGCCGCTTCGAGCGCTAAGGTTCTGGCTTTTACGCGTTCTTCCAATTCTAGATTTGCCTTTTGAAGGGCATTTTCAGCCTTCTTACGCTTGCTGATATCAATAAGGGTGGCGAGGTAACCAGATTGCGTACCAAACGTCATGTAAGTCAGTGAGAATAGGGTGGGGAAGCGAGAACCGTCACTACGCTGAGCCATCACTTCGACCGCGCTGAGTTCGGTTATGTCTTTATTTTTTTGCTTCTGAAAACCAGCGTGCTTTGAATGATCCGTGTTCTTTGAAGTATCAATGCGAGTCGATAAATTCTTAAGCATCGACATTACCGTGGTATTGCCCATCATGGTTTCAAATAACTGCCACGCTTCCATATTGGTAGCCAACGGTTCAGACAAACCAAAATACCGTAACGCCATAGGGTTGATATAGGCAACGCGACCTTGTTCTGTCAGCATCATCAAGCCAACATCGGTCTTCGATATTATGGTGCGTAGTTGCCTTTCTGAATCGGAGATCGCTTGTTGCAGCGCCTCTCTTGAGCGGATTTTTTGTCGTCTTTCAATCGTTAACAAGATCACGACCAGTACCAAGAGCATTAAAATCGCCGCTATCAGCATGACGGTGTTGACCGTGTCATCAAGTTCTTTAATTGGGGTCAGATAATGAATATTCCACTTGAGGTCATCTAAGCTTACGCTTTGAACCAAATAAGGTTGGTTTTCAATAGA
Proteins encoded:
- a CDS encoding galactose-binding domain-containing protein: MDLAFLKPILLSGAMLLFAGGAIASPANTGDKRNYALAGIATQSSDYASRTAERAIDGRTDQNYNFDSVTHTNNEIEPWWQVDLRTSKNLKEIKIYFRNDCCEERNSNFNVYLSNFDMSEMTVTELNNHNGVRSISYSDNTNDIVSQAVSENYQYVMVKKPDNGYLSLAEVEIFGDETLPPLPVKEFLDEHRYGAFLHYNMSTYDYRQWADPFVPVSNFSPTNLDTRQWANIVKEAGMTYAVLTAKHHDGFSLWDTKYTDHNSLNSPCDCDVVAEYMESFREVGVTPAIYFSIWDRRDPKINTTSTAPRPEGVDTSNGLTVINWTKRTQDPLFIKNQLRELLTEYGEVPLLWFDAWGQIASYDYVPYQDLRDFIRHISPSTIIVNNDKEYSNDTADLTSLETLADGLDPEFIHVKGFNTMYSGISAGNWFSFNASGGPKDPYFLAKILYETTLTPNGTFLLNLPIVQAGTMPEFIREHMKDINEIKDELVFINQKIPGNNIAFGKTTSQSSTFGGLVSNKAVDGDYSGENQYLVNQEYVSRGSLQHTQTEDQPWWSVDLESTHHVDEIRVWNRTDCCTDRLNKIAVHWSDSPIDYSLWDSTGNLQAIENIALLDKSESGRVLSSRVNGNARYVKVQSADYGVLNTAEIEVLQYSRNLTVNGTATQSSTQYGGSAQRAIDQNVDGNYHNGSVTHTANELNPWWEIDLGAQEAFTNITLLNRTDCCFRRLQDVYVFVSDTSMQGKTLEQLKNDPNITQYSRDAVGKSWNISSILNGRYIRVQIEGQGILSLAEVIVLKAPDVSNNLALNQNASQSSTLVGGYAEKAVDGVVGKYFGTGTITHTQSEAEPWWSVDLGNTQAINKITIHSRTDCCLTRTNDVYIMLYDDLPDTTASLSQNINASKHVIKVNVISDVAEVLIPTVSARHVLIRKENTGVLSFAEVEIE
- a CDS encoding TAXI family TRAP transporter solute-binding subunit, coding for MLKNKIVKSLLLATTLAASVSGVASAAENRSYILATASTGGTYYPVGVALATLSKIKLEPKHKFALSAISSAGSGENVKLLRENEAQFAILQGLYGAWAWNGEGKVKQSGPQKNLRSVTMLWQNVEHFVVRSKFAKTGTVSDLAQMNDKKFSIGKKNSGTEGSGRQIMSGLNVDPDKFNLAYLGYGASADALQNGAIDGMNTPAGVPVSAVTRAYAALGNQIQVLNFTDAQIKEANNGYELWTRFVIPANTYPGQDKDINTIAQPNFLAVRDDISDDDVYMLTKTIYENLTFLNGIHKATKAMAIEKAISGLPVPLHPGAARYYKEQGITIPSHLVVQ
- a CDS encoding TRAP transporter permease, which encodes MEEKQDVDLAQFELPIRTDFPWLTTFITAVGIVLAGLHIWFNTLATLPELWVSATHFAGFSLVCALLYPARKSWKKSRFALAIDMIIAAAAVSCLIYIPLAEDALYDRGVKFVTLDWVFSLMSIVIVLEVIRRTIGWFIPVLIIISLTYVVWWGQWVPGVFHFPGLSAETLLYRSFYSSEGMFGTISRISWSYVFMFILFGAFLVRSGAGDFIIDVSRAVANKVIGGPGFVAVMGSGLMGSVSGSSVANTVSTGVITIPLMQRAGFPSRFAAGVEAAASTGGQLMPPVMGAGAFIMASYTQIPYVDIVAVSIVPAMIYFLSVAFFVRIEAKRSGVHQVEANSVPVLKVLASGWHYLIPLVVLVYLLVSGFTPTYAAGISIISVVVSSWLSPNKMGVKAIFEALAQGSRNMATTAVLLTGIGLVINVISTTGVGNTFSLMINEWASGSLMIMLVLIALASLILGMGLPVTAAYIVLGTLSAPALYNLIAQDQLLEMLTLGQLPEQAKAIFMLAAPDQLALLNAPMAVEKAQSLIALVPAEFLPTLLEQAIGIEKVGLALLAAHLIIFWLSQDSNVTPPVCLTAFAAATIARTPPMRTGLTAWKIAKGLYIVPVLMAYTALVSWDLISVISIGVFSVFGVYALIAALEGYLESPLSWWLRAVVAVLGVVMMWPDVPLVIRVAAVAVFIGLFYYSYQNNKDIGEIETS
- a CDS encoding ATP-binding protein: MENRKPSYPFRKLPVILLIILAMSLTLLFIRDTTKGWLLDNTHLSGQDRLLIYVGDIRRTLARYDFLPYLIAEHQPSRSLLEGDFSQREAVETYLAQLDKASQTRGWYLLNSNGDFVASSSPVYKWRDSDGAAITSLMQQLGGEVVTLSYLSQGQARYYRAAPIYGYQGLIGIAVARINLQTLSESWLANNEFVLISDRQKRFFLTSSQSDLNRQIGKDTMPPLTPFLLPDGTEVSLVSIENQPYLVQSVSLDDLKWNIHYLTPIKELDDTVNTVMLIAAILMLLVLVVILLTIERRQKIRSREALQQAISDSERQLRTIISKTDVGLMMLTEQGRVAYINPMALRYFGLSEPLATNMEAWQLFETMMGNTTVMSMLKNLSTRIDTSKNTDHSKHAGFQKQKNKDITELSAVEVMAQRSDGSRFPTLFSLTYMTFGTQSGYLATLIDISKRKKAENALQKANLELEERVKARTLALEAAQDELVQNSKMAALGRMSSAITHELNQPLTGIRTLLSSSGVLIERQQTDLLKANMKLVDSLIDRMATMTSELKTFSYSRSQELVPLSISAITEEVLRLHADTLKSVQVTVSWPSPMPDALGEPHRLALVIGNLISNAVDAMNQSAAPMLKIESTVLEDTIELHIRDNGTGSTDEALQHLFEPFYTSKKVGQGLGLGLAISANSMKEMQGKVWANNNSSPIKPIKNATPVFESGMTFTLSLKKAR